A window of the Pyrodictium abyssi genome harbors these coding sequences:
- the glmS gene encoding glutamine--fructose-6-phosphate transaminase (isomerizing), with the protein MCGIVGVVADPEIIGNTAPMLVQGLRRLEYRGYDSAGFALIECSSYRLLVFKDKGRINDVVESYNVDKHCAVSGIAHTRWATHGEPNTVNAHPHVDCRGEIAVVHNGIIKNFAELRQLLEEKGHVFRSETDTEVVAHLLEEYLRNGSSMWEAFKRLVRVIEGAYAIAVIYSREPHRIYFARKVSPLVIGLGEGFMMVASDIPSMLQYTKRFVALNDGEYGYIEPYRLYLEKDGRAVEWRHRVMTVTWSIEDAEKGGYPHYMLKEIMEQPRVLFETYTGLASSRELENAAKLLSNAEKIFVTGAGTSYHAGLVFAYYMARIAKRPVIPFISSEYLAYRDMDHSNSVLVAISQSGETIDTLQAVRSFKSSGGRVIAVSNVIGSTIPREADVTVYTRAGPEIGVAATKTFLTQVLALTGMALTLAQYNGSMTQNEYRKAMDTLKNAGHAASAGIDRSIRAVELLASSLRSKGNIYVLGRGLGVALAYEAALKIKEVSYIHAEAYPAGESKHGPIALVEDGFPVIFVGVPPREELHEKLQSNVMEMKARGASTIVVGVSGYDDLKGVDFYIDVGNYDEILAPYAVVPPFQLLAYKLAVMLNRDPDKPRNLAKTVTVE; encoded by the coding sequence ATGTGCGGCATAGTCGGTGTCGTGGCCGACCCGGAGATAATAGGCAATACGGCACCAATGCTAGTACAGGGTTTGAGGCGTCTAGAGTATAGAGGCTACGACAGCGCCGGTTTCGCGCTAATAGAGTGTAGTTCTTACCGGCTCCTCGTGTTCAAGGATAAAGGACGCATAAACGACGTAGTCGAGAGCTATAATGTTGACAAACATTGTGCTGTTAGTGGTATAGCTCATACACGCTGGGCAACTCACGGCGAACCTAATACCGTTAATGCTCATCCCCATGTAGATTGTAGAGGCGAAATAGCTGTAGTACATAATGGTATTATAAAGAATTTTGCTGAGCTACGCCAACTGCTCGAAGAGAAAGGCCATGTATTCCGGAGCGAGACAGATACAGAGGTCGTTGCCCACCTCCTTGAGGAGTATCTTAGAAATGGTAGCTCCATGTGGGAGGCCTTCAAGAGACTTGTAAGGGTAATAGAGGGGGCATATGCTATCGCGGTAATCTATTCCCGAGAACCGCACCGGATATACTTTGCTAGAAAGGTGAGCCCCCTAGTAATAGGGCTTGGCGAAGGATTCATGATGGTCGCCAGCGACATACCTTCTATGCTACAGTACACTAAGAGATTCGTTGCGCTAAATGACGGTGAGTATGGGTACATAGAGCCGTATCGTCTTTACCTGGAGAAGGACGGCCGTGCAGTCGAGTGGCGTCACCGCGTTATGACCGTTACGTGGAGTATTGAGGATGCTGAAAAAGGTGGTTATCCGCACTATATGCTTAAAGAGATAATGGAACAGCCACGCGTACTCTTTGAAACGTATACAGGGCTTGCATCTAGCCGGGAGCTAGAAAATGCTGCAAAACTGCTCTCCAACGCTGAGAAGATATTCGTGACTGGTGCAGGAACTAGCTATCATGCAGGCTTAGTCTTTGCATACTACATGGCGCGTATAGCTAAGAGGCCTGTTATCCCGTTTATATCGAGCGAGTATCTAGCCTACCGGGATATGGACCATAGTAACTCGGTCCTTGTTGCTATAAGCCAAAGCGGAGAGACTATAGATACTCTTCAGGCGGTAAGATCCTTCAAGTCTAGTGGTGGACGTGTAATAGCCGTATCGAATGTGATTGGCAGCACTATACCGCGCGAAGCCGACGTGACAGTGTACACCAGGGCTGGGCCTGAAATAGGAGTAGCTGCAACAAAGACCTTCCTTACACAAGTCTTAGCTCTTACCGGCATGGCACTTACACTAGCGCAGTACAACGGCTCGATGACGCAAAACGAGTACAGAAAAGCTATGGATACGCTGAAGAATGCCGGGCATGCAGCTTCAGCTGGTATAGACCGCAGCATAAGAGCTGTAGAACTTCTGGCGTCAAGTCTACGCAGCAAAGGCAATATATATGTACTTGGTCGTGGCCTTGGCGTTGCACTAGCCTATGAGGCCGCACTAAAGATAAAGGAAGTAAGCTACATACACGCCGAAGCATATCCAGCTGGCGAAAGTAAGCACGGCCCAATAGCACTGGTCGAAGACGGCTTTCCGGTAATCTTTGTCGGTGTCCCACCTAGAGAGGAGCTACACGAAAAGCTTCAAAGCAACGTTATGGAAATGAAGGCTCGGGGTGCTTCAACCATAGTAGTAGGTGTGTCCGGCTACGATGATCTAAAGGGCGTTGACTTCTATATAGATGTCGGCAACTACGATGAAATACTCGCACCATACGCTGTGGTTCCACCATTCCAGCTACTTGCCTACAAGCTAGCCGTTATGCTTAACCGGGACCCAGACAAGCCACGCAATTTAGCTAAAACAGTTACAGTAGAGTAA
- a CDS encoding NTP transferase domain-containing protein, translating into MLGIILAGGSPKLLRLVLGDVTSRSLLKFPGRTLLEMHIDAALRHFDRVLVVSDDPRVGNTCSHIPGCAFVEQRSPGIEGAICDGIASAGETGERLATLLYGDIYAPQSMIDSHMNIVVRYYEPVMTVTKPVMFRGTFLKVDVDPIDMSIKSIGDGQHVFAGLISMGIDELRRLVCQQGLPLHDALKRVAASQHIHANMWLGEWVDLDTPWDYLLAVRLYMTHMKGVYISEQATVKDTAVIEPPAFIDDGAFVDHYAVLKGPVYVGRGARIGAHSFLRNNVAVYDNTVVGAYAEVKRSVLYDAARIGSHSYIADSLVGKKAQVAPYTVTENVPYTGVAGEIVVTSTHPLEGLKVGAVIAAGSKTKPHSVLSPAAIYSNNDDS; encoded by the coding sequence GTGCTAGGCATTATACTTGCTGGCGGTTCGCCTAAACTACTTAGGCTTGTACTTGGCGATGTAACCTCACGTTCGCTATTAAAGTTCCCTGGAAGAACGTTGTTAGAAATGCATATTGACGCTGCACTTAGACATTTTGATAGAGTCCTCGTCGTATCCGATGACCCGCGTGTAGGCAATACTTGTAGCCACATACCCGGCTGTGCATTCGTTGAGCAGCGCTCACCCGGGATAGAGGGAGCCATATGTGATGGCATCGCCTCCGCTGGCGAGACCGGGGAAAGACTAGCCACTCTACTCTATGGCGACATATACGCGCCTCAAAGCATGATAGACTCCCACATGAATATCGTCGTGAGGTACTATGAACCAGTTATGACTGTTACTAAACCTGTCATGTTTCGTGGCACTTTTCTAAAGGTAGATGTAGATCCTATAGATATGTCTATAAAGAGCATAGGCGACGGACAACACGTGTTTGCTGGACTCATTAGCATGGGTATAGATGAGCTGCGTAGACTCGTGTGTCAGCAGGGCCTACCGCTCCACGATGCACTCAAACGCGTTGCTGCATCCCAGCATATACACGCCAACATGTGGCTTGGAGAATGGGTTGATCTCGATACACCATGGGACTACTTGCTAGCGGTTAGACTCTACATGACCCATATGAAGGGTGTGTACATAAGCGAGCAAGCCACAGTGAAGGACACTGCTGTGATAGAGCCACCAGCCTTCATAGATGACGGAGCCTTTGTAGACCATTATGCTGTGCTAAAGGGCCCAGTCTATGTAGGCCGCGGAGCACGCATTGGTGCACATTCATTCTTAAGAAACAATGTTGCTGTATATGATAACACTGTTGTAGGGGCTTATGCCGAGGTAAAGAGGAGTGTTCTCTATGATGCTGCACGGATAGGATCTCATAGCTATATCGCTGACAGCCTTGTTGGAAAGAAGGCCCAGGTAGCACCATATACGGTTACCGAAAACGTACCTTATACTGGTGTTGCTGGGGAGATAGTAGTTACTTCAACACATCCTCTCGAAGGGCTAAAGGTTGGCGCGGTAATAGCTGCTGGTAGTAAGACTAAGCCGCATAGCGTACTAAGTCCAGCGGCCATATATAGTAACAATGATGATAGCTAG
- a CDS encoding threonine--tRNA ligase: MRILLIHAREFSFKAKSKAIADAEPPDSIPSEASAENALVVFTTVEDVDTQNIREVVEKAANDIIEVAEKVKASTIVVYPYAHLSRRLAPPKAGIEALKLLEEEIKKRAGDKYHVIRAPFGWYKEFRIHCYGHPLSELSRAYTPKASAKLQVEKKYFILTPEGEVYKPEEYLPKADKEFRILIEKEALGKEIGEVENPVNALCAKFGFEWEPLSDYGHMRYEPHAALMVDAVSEYAWKLARSLGIPVLRIRGTNMFDLAAKPVYEHAELFGDRLYELWTDKKHLVLRYAACHQQFAMLRDYVLSYKDLPLGMFEIADSYRLEQSGEVTLCFRLRKFYMPDLHILTRDVEEAVKVSEKLQEVIHREAEKLNQRYYAVYNVTEDFWENRRDLLLELIRRDGRPAVVVVYPAGIYYWVVNVEYHIVDVAGRPREIATFQFDIGNAKRFGIKYVDENNKEHYPVIIHTALIGSIERYIYMVFDSAIKAEQQGKKPYIPTWLAPIQVRLIPVDPRSEKQMQLAEKVAALLEENLIRVDIDDRDMSLGKRIRDAAREWIPYIGVIGEREVETTTINVTIRRTNDRVAVKPEELLTMVLEDIKGYPRLQATLPKYASKRPSLVYLEKSITLKPSS; encoded by the coding sequence ATGCGTATACTATTGATACATGCTAGAGAGTTCTCCTTCAAGGCTAAGAGCAAGGCTATAGCCGACGCAGAGCCCCCGGATAGTATACCGTCGGAAGCTTCTGCTGAAAACGCGCTAGTAGTCTTCACCACGGTAGAAGACGTTGACACCCAGAACATACGCGAAGTAGTGGAGAAGGCTGCAAACGATATAATCGAAGTAGCGGAGAAGGTTAAGGCGTCGACAATAGTTGTGTACCCCTATGCGCACTTATCCCGGAGACTAGCACCCCCCAAGGCTGGCATAGAGGCACTAAAGCTACTTGAAGAGGAGATTAAGAAGCGGGCTGGAGACAAGTACCACGTGATAAGAGCGCCCTTTGGATGGTACAAGGAATTCAGGATACATTGTTATGGTCATCCACTCTCCGAGCTATCTAGAGCTTATACTCCTAAAGCTTCGGCGAAACTCCAGGTGGAGAAGAAATACTTCATCCTAACTCCTGAGGGCGAAGTCTACAAGCCGGAGGAGTATCTACCGAAGGCTGACAAAGAGTTCCGGATACTAATTGAGAAGGAAGCGCTAGGCAAGGAGATAGGTGAGGTTGAAAACCCGGTTAATGCCCTTTGCGCTAAGTTTGGTTTCGAGTGGGAGCCGCTGTCCGACTATGGTCACATGAGGTATGAGCCACACGCTGCGCTAATGGTTGACGCGGTATCGGAGTATGCATGGAAGCTAGCAAGAAGCCTGGGTATACCGGTGCTACGCATCCGTGGAACAAACATGTTCGACCTTGCAGCTAAGCCGGTCTACGAGCACGCTGAGCTATTTGGCGATAGGCTATACGAGCTATGGACGGATAAAAAGCACCTTGTGCTACGCTATGCTGCGTGTCATCAGCAGTTTGCAATGCTGAGAGACTACGTACTAAGCTACAAGGATTTACCGCTTGGCATGTTCGAGATAGCTGACAGCTATAGGCTAGAACAGAGCGGCGAAGTAACTCTCTGTTTCCGCCTCCGTAAGTTCTACATGCCAGACCTGCACATACTCACACGCGACGTAGAGGAAGCCGTGAAAGTGAGTGAAAAGCTCCAGGAGGTAATCCACAGGGAGGCCGAGAAGCTGAACCAGAGGTACTATGCAGTATACAACGTTACAGAGGACTTCTGGGAGAATCGGCGCGATCTCCTTCTAGAGCTGATAAGGCGTGACGGTAGACCTGCAGTAGTGGTTGTCTACCCTGCAGGGATCTACTACTGGGTAGTCAACGTTGAGTACCACATAGTCGATGTAGCCGGACGACCACGAGAGATAGCCACGTTCCAGTTCGATATAGGCAATGCTAAGCGGTTTGGAATAAAGTATGTCGACGAGAACAATAAGGAGCACTACCCAGTCATTATACATACTGCGCTCATAGGCTCCATAGAGAGGTACATCTACATGGTGTTTGACAGCGCTATAAAGGCCGAGCAGCAGGGCAAGAAACCATACATACCGACATGGCTTGCCCCTATCCAGGTTCGCCTAATACCCGTAGATCCTCGATCCGAGAAACAGATGCAACTAGCCGAGAAGGTAGCAGCACTTCTAGAGGAGAATCTCATAAGAGTTGACATAGACGACCGAGACATGAGCCTTGGCAAAAGGATACGTGATGCAGCACGCGAATGGATACCATACATAGGCGTTATAGGTGAAAGAGAAGTCGAGACCACGACCATAAATGTCACGATAAGGCGGACAAATGACCGTGTAGCTGTTAAGCCTGAAGAACTGCTAACCATGGTGCTTGAAGACATAAAAGGTTACCCACGTCTACAAGCAACGCTGCCAAAGTACGCATCGAAACGTCCTAGCCTTGTCTACCTAGAAAAATCGATAACACTGAAACCCTCCAGCTAG
- the radA gene encoding DNA repair and recombination protein RadA has protein sequence MAKGEVKSITDLPGVGPATANKLIEAGYATLEAIAVATPQELSAAAGIPITTAQRIIKAAREALDIRFKTALEVKKERLQTHKITTGSRNLDDLLGGGIETKTITEFFGEFGSGKTQICHQVAVNVQLPIEKGGLSTPDKMAKAVYIDTEGTFRWERIEAMSKRWGLDPDEVMSNILYIRAINSDHQMAIVDELFNIVPKENIKLVIVDSVTGHFRAEYPGRENLAARQQKLNRHLHQLSRLAEIYDVAVIITNQVMAKPDVFYGDPTQAVGGHVLYHAPGVRVQLRKSRGNKRIARIVDAPHLPEGEAVFMITDYGIADPED, from the coding sequence ATGGCTAAAGGAGAAGTAAAGTCGATAACAGACCTCCCCGGCGTAGGCCCGGCGACAGCCAACAAGCTAATAGAGGCCGGATACGCGACTCTCGAGGCGATAGCAGTAGCTACGCCGCAGGAGCTAAGCGCAGCAGCAGGGATACCAATAACCACAGCGCAGCGCATAATAAAGGCGGCACGTGAAGCCCTAGACATACGCTTCAAGACCGCGCTTGAAGTAAAGAAGGAGCGTCTACAGACACACAAGATAACAACCGGCAGCCGTAACCTAGACGACCTCCTCGGCGGAGGTATTGAGACAAAAACGATAACAGAGTTCTTCGGAGAGTTTGGCAGCGGTAAGACACAGATATGTCACCAGGTAGCAGTAAACGTCCAGCTACCCATAGAGAAGGGCGGGCTGAGCACACCCGATAAAATGGCTAAGGCTGTATACATAGATACTGAGGGGACCTTCCGCTGGGAACGTATAGAGGCAATGTCCAAGAGGTGGGGGCTCGACCCAGACGAGGTAATGAGCAATATACTTTACATAAGAGCCATAAATAGCGATCATCAGATGGCTATAGTGGACGAGCTATTCAACATAGTGCCAAAGGAGAACATAAAGCTAGTCATAGTGGATTCTGTCACCGGGCACTTCCGAGCAGAATACCCCGGGAGAGAGAACCTCGCAGCACGCCAGCAAAAGCTGAATAGGCATCTACACCAGCTCTCAAGACTAGCCGAGATATACGACGTAGCAGTTATCATAACGAACCAGGTAATGGCAAAGCCAGACGTATTCTACGGCGACCCAACACAAGCGGTCGGCGGCCACGTCCTATACCATGCTCCAGGTGTACGTGTACAGCTGAGGAAGAGTCGTGGCAACAAGAGAATAGCAAGGATAGTTGACGCGCCACACCTGCCAGAAGGCGAAGCAGTATTCATGATAACAGACTATGGCATCGCGGACCCAGAAGACTAA